The DNA window TCTTTCTCTTATACCACCTACATCCTGTGCCACTTCATAGGGTACTGGAATTTCTTCACCTACCCAGTTGGGAACTTCTCCTGTTCCATTAAACGGTTCAACCTTTATACGGTTATGGTCGGTATTCATTTCTACAATTCGCCACATATCACCTTTTGTAATGAAAACTGCACCTGGTGATGCAAAATTGACAACAAAAGCCTCATCCAGCATGCCTACTGTTTTGCCGGTTACTATATTATAAACTTCAAATTTTTTTTCATCGGGTATCATGGAAAGGTTTTCATAATAATAATTCCAGGTCTTTTTCCTTCTGCTGACAATTCCAGGTTTATCACTCCACAGCATCCTGTAACCGATAAGTTGGCTGACAACACCATTCAGCACCTCTATTTTTAAATCTTTAAAGGGATAGGCTCTTGTGACAATTTCATGTATTTTATCTACTGTTATCTCTCCAAAATCCAATACTATCCCACAAATCTGATTAGCCAGCACGTCCAGAGGATTGTAATGAGGTAATATATCCTCTATCCTTCCGTCAAGAGTAGCTTTTGTTATAGCCATAGATTCTGTATTGTCATCAGGACCTGTGGATATTATCGTGCCTCTTGACACTTCATGTATCTTGTGTCCTGCTCGACCGACTCTTTGCAGAAGACGTGAAACCTGTCTTGGTGAACCATACTGTATAACATGGTCTATATTCCCTATATCGATACCAAGTTCCATAGACGAGGTGCAGATAAGACCTTTCAGATTTCCGTTTTTAAAAGAATCTTCAGCTTCTAATCGGGCTTCAAAGGATAAAGAACCGTGATGTACACTGATAGGTGCATCAATTATGTTGAAACCCGATGCCAGAGATTCAGCACTCTGTCGGGTATTTACAAATATTAGTGTTGATTCATGTTTTTCAACTATATCCTGAATACTTCGAAGGTGTGATGCAAATTCTGGGTCAAACCCGGTTTTTCTGGATATTTCTATGTCTTTCTGGGTTGTTTCAGGATATAATATATCAAACTCCATCAGGCTTAGCATGGGGACTTCTACAACCGATATACTGCGATCTTTTCCTGCAAGGAAGCTGGCTATAAGATTGGGATTACCCACGGTAGCTGATAACCCGATTCTTTTAAAATTACCCGAAATTTCCACCAGCCTTTCAAGCCCCAGAGTGAGTTGTGAACCCCGTTTGGATGTACCCATCTCATGGATTTCATCGACAATTACATGCGTCACATATTCCAGATTCCCTCTCAACCGTTTCCCGGTAAACATCGCCTGTAACGTCTCTGGTGTAGTTATCAGCATATCCGGTGGATTCTGGGACTGCTTCTGACGTTCATGTTTTGAAGTGTCTCCATGACGAACCATTACCCGAATCCCGAGATATTCACCCCACCATTTGATGCGTGAAAGCATGTCACGGTTAAGTGCACGCAAAGGTGTTATATAGAGTGCAGATACTCCTTTTCTCTCATCATCACTCTTTTCAAGTATTTTATTAAAAACCGGCAACACCGATGCCTCAGTTTTTCCAGAGCCGGTTGGAGCTATCAGTAATGTATTATTGTCTTTAAGGATAACAGGAAACGCTTTTTCCTGTGGTTCAGTAGGCGAGACAAAACCCTGTTCTTTAAGTGCCTGCTGAATTTTTGGATGGAATGAATCAAATATATTATCAAAATTCATGATTGGTATTGATTTTTATCTCTTCTTGGTTTTAACTTTTCGTGATGTTCTTTTTCTTGTCATGCTTGATTTACGTATATTTTTCAAAACCCCAAGATACATACCATCAAGCAGATAAACTTCTGAATCATCAAGTTCAAATGTTTTTGTAGAAAATACTGGACCTAATAAATCCTCATGTAATGACTCATTAAAAGCTATACCGCCACAAAGCTCATTGAACGCAGGCATTACAAATACAATGGGATTATTCCATGATTGATAATCAAGACTTTGATAACGGGATAACTCATCAAAATTGAACTCTGACCTTATCCATGACGGCTCTATTGTTGGATGACCGAGCGAATCTGTAAACCTTACTGTTGGATGGTTGTGTGCAGTAACTACATACTCAGTTTGTAATAATTCAAAAGCAGGCCAAGTGTGTCCATGGAAATATCCAACTCCATCAATTACTGCACCCTTTGATGAGTGAACTTTTATATCATTATTTTCATGCAACAATGATTCTATACCTGAGTCATGGTTACCCGGTAGTATATCCACAGATGCGTGTTCTGTTAAAGCATCAAGGAAATAGGGGACTTCATTTTTCTCCTGCCATGAAGTTCGGGGTACGTTGTGTTTTACATCTCCAAGAAGAACAATCCTGTCAGGGTCTGTCTGTTCAGCATATCCTTTTAGCCTCTCAAGACGTTTTTCTGTCTGGCTTGGTATTGTTATTCCGCTTTTATAAAGGTCCCATTCAATACCAAGATGTATATCAGCGACCACAAGTACCTTTTCGGTATTGGAAACTGTTAATGCCGGACGGTCTATAAGTGGAGTGATGTCTATACTCATGTTACTGGATACTACCTGATAAAAACATGATATATCTATCGGTGATTTGTATCAGTTGTTTATTTAAATTAGTTACTACAGATATACCACTAAATATTTACAAATTCAGTTAATATATTGGTGCATCAAAATATAATTATTTTATATTAACAATGGGTGCGTGGATAATGGAAGAAACGATTGAATCAAAACTTGAAGAATATGAACTAATAAATCCCCCTGAAGATTTTGTAAAACAAGCCAATATAAATGACCCTGAGGTATATAAAAGAGCTGAAGATAACCCAGAAAAATTCTGGGAAGAACTTGCAGAGCATATCGATTGGTTCGAAAAATGGAAACGTGTCCTTGGATGGGAACCTCCACATGCAAAATGGTTTGTTGGTGGAAAACTCAATGCATCGTATAATTGCATTGACCGGCATATAAACAAACGTGGTGAAAAGACCGCTATCCTCTGGGAAGGTGAAAAAGGAGACATCCGCAAATATACATATAATGAACTCTTAGAAGCCACTTCAAGATTTGCAAATGCACTGAAAAATCAGGGTGTTGAAAAAGGAGATATTGTCACCATATATATGCCCATGATACCTGAAGCGGTTATAGCCATGCTTGCCTGTGCCAGAATCGGTGCTCCTCATAGTGTAGTTTTTGCCGGTTTTTCGGCTGATGCTCTTGCAGACCGAATAAACAATGCAGAAAGTAAATACGTTATCACAACAGATGGTTATTATAGACGTGGAAAGATTCTGGAACACAAAAACAAAACCGATGAAGGGATTAGTAAAGCAGAAACTGTAGAAAAAGTCATTGTTGTCAATCATCTTGATAATGAAATAGAGATAAAACCCGGAAGAGATGTTTGGTGGCATGAAATAATTGAATCTGCAGATTCTACCTGTGAACCCGAAAAAATGGATTCTGAAGATATGCTGTTTTTAATGTACACAAGCGGTACTACCGGTAGTCCGAAAGGTATTGTCCATACAACCGGTGGGTATATGGTTGGTACTCATGTTACAGCAAACTGGGTTTTTGATTTAAAAGAGGATGACATATACTGGTGTTCAGCAGATGTTGGATGGATTACCGGTCACTCGTATATTGTTTATGGTCCTCTTTCAAATGGCTCGACCATATTCATGTATGAAGGTGCACCGGATTATCCGGATAAAGACCGATTCTGGGAAATGATTGAAAAACACAAAATTACAATATTTTACACAGCACCAACCGCAGTCCGAGCCTTTATGAAATGGGGGTCTGAATGGCCTGAGAAACATGACCTTTCATCATTAAGACTGCTCGGAACCGTGGGTGAACCAATTAACCCTGACCCATGGTGGTGGTACTACAAAAACATTGGATATGAAAAATGCCCGATTGTTGATACATGGTGGCAGACCGAAACCGGTATGATATTGATAACACCACTACCCGGAATAACACCCATGAAACCAGGTAGTCCGACAAACCCGTTCCCTGGTATAAAGGCTTCAGTTCTTGACGATGAAGGCAATAAAATAGAACCGGGTCATGGTGGATATCTTGCAATAGAAAGACCTTGGCCCAGTATGATTCGCACGGTTTATGGGGATGAAGAGCGGTTTATCAACACCTACTGGAGCAAATGGGGTCCTGATAAATATATGACCGAAGACGCTGCCCGGTTGGATAATGACAATTATTTCTGGATTCTGGGTCGTGTAGATGATGTTATCAATGTCGCTGGACATCGTCTTGGTACTATGGAATTGGAAAGTGCGTTGGAATCACATCCTGATGTTGTTGAAGCTGCCGTTGAAGGTATAAAAGATGAAATAAAAGGAGAAGCAGTTTTTGGTTATGTCATATTGAGTTCGGGGTCAAAAGAAGATGAGAAACTCAAGCAGGAATTAAGGGATAAAATTGTTAAAGACATAGGGCCTATTGCAAAACCAAAAGGAATTGTATTTACGGACGACCTTCCGAAAACAAGAAGCGGTAAAATAATGAGAAGAATTTTGAAAGCCATTACAAACAATAAAGATGAAGGCGACACTTCTACCCTTCAAAACCCTGAAATCGTAGATGAGCTTAAAAGAAAAGTTAAAGAATTAGATGTGAATTGATTTTTGGTATCAAATTGAGATTGAGATGAGGACAGGTAATGCATTCCAAAAACGACGCAAATACAACGTGTAAAAAGCTTGACAGAGAAATCAGACAGGCTGAGATTACCTCAGATATGAACGTGGACGAACTTATAAAAGGTATCAGTGGCTGTGCATTTGGAGCAGGCAGACTTTCAGAAGCAGTAGATATATACTGTGAAATGCTTACAAAAGATACTACCAAATTTTTCGGTCTGGCAGGTGCAATGGTACCTGCAGGAATGCGTAAAATAGTAGTTGACCTCATACGTGACGGTTATATCGATGTACTGGTCACAACTGGTGCCAATATGGTACACGACCTTGTTGAGGCTCTGGGGCTTCACCATTACAAAGGTTCAGCTCATTCCAACGATACGGAACTAAAAAACGAGGAAATAAACCGGATATATGATGTATATCTTCCAGAAAACCATTTTACAGAATTTGAAGAAAAAATGCAGTCAATACTGGAAGATGTGAGTGAGGAACCTGTATCCATCAGACAATTCCTTACACATATAGGCAACCATCTTGAAGATGATGATTCAATATTAAAAGTTGCAGCCGATATGAATGTTCCTATATACTGTCCAGCAATCCAAGATTCCATGATAGGTTTGCAAGCTTGGCTGTACAAACAGACCAATAAACTCAATGTTGATGCTTTTGACGATATGAAAGAGTTAATAGACATCTGTTATGATGCCGAAAAATCCGGTGCTATGTTAATAGGCGGTGGTGTTCCCAAAAATTACATCTTTCAATCCATGCTTGTAACACCGAAAGAGCTTGATTATGCCATACAACTTACAATGGACACTCCTGAAACAGGCGGCTTAAGCGGAGCTTCCCTTGATGAAGCCCGATCATGGGGCAAAGTCGGTGAATACGCACAATCATTGACAGTACATGCCGATGCTACAATAACACTTCCCATCATTGTTGCAGCCGTAAGAAGCAGGATAGAGAATAAAAAATAAAAGGTGCTTTTATGGAAAAAAACAACCAACTCATACTTGCACTTGATGTCACCGAGAAGAATAAAGCACTTGATGTTGCCGAAAAAGTCTATGAATATGTGGACGCAGTTAAAATCGGTTATCCCCTTGTCCTTAAAACTGGAATTGGAATTATAGAAGATATTTCATCCCGTGTACCGGTCATAGCAGATTTCAAAGTTGCAGATATTCCCAACACCAACCGCCTTATCTGTGAACAGGTTTTTAACTCAGGAGCTGATGCGGTCATTGTCCACGGATTTACCGGTCGTGACAGTCTTGATGCATGCGTCGCGACAGCAAACGAATATAACCGACAGGTGTTTGTCGTGGCTGATATGAGCCATCCCGGAGCTACTGAATTCTTCCAGCAGGTTTCGGAAAAAATCGCAAAAATGTCATTAGATACCGGTGTTTCAGGGGTTGTTGCACCTGCAACCCGAACTAATAGTGTTGAAAATATACGAAAAATTATAGGAAACGAACTTGCCATAATTTCACCAGGTGTAGGCGCACAGGGAGGAAGTGCTTCAGATGTCATCAATAAAGGAGCTGACTGGGTGATTACAGGACGGAGTATATACCAGTCCGATTCACCTGATACTGAAGCCAAAAAGGTTGTTCAGGAGATTAAAAATAGGAACTAACTATCAGGGAAAAAGTTAAAAGTGAAATTGAAAATAGTGTTAATAACTTGCCTGTGATGAGAAATAGAGCTGAATTATGATGAGCCCTATGAGTGCTGAGGCAAATACCTACTATTTTACCCATACTTAACTATCCAGATATAAACACATAAACTCTTATTTTTAACCAGAAAATACATAAAAGAAGATGCATATCTGGGTATAATTTGATTTATCAGGATTTTTAATTATACTAATCGAATAATCCACCATATAAAATTTCCAGAGGAGCCCAATGAGAGTAAAATTAACAGACACCATACTAAGAGATGCCCATCAATCACTGCTTGCAACGCGTATGAGAACACGTAATATGCTACCGATTGTAGATAAACTGGATGAAGTAGGCTACCACTCCCTTGAAATGTGGGGAGGCGCTACTTTTGACAGCTGTATAAGGTATCTCAATGAAGACCCTTGGGAAAGGCTGAGAGAACTCAAAAAACATATGCACAATACACAAGCTCAGATGCTTCTTAGAGGACAAAACCTTGTCGGGTATAGACACTATCCTGACGATGTTGTTGAAAAATTTGTTACAAAAGCCTACGAAAACGGAATAGATATTTTCAGAATCTTTGATGCAGTAAATGATGTCCGGAACATGGAAACCGCCATAAATACAGCCAACAAACTCGGAGCTCATGTGCAGGGTACAATTTGCTATACCATAAGTCCGGTGCACACAACTGAAAAGTATGTAGAACTGGCAAAAGAACTCGAGCAAAGAGAATGTGATTCATTGTGTATCAAAGACATGGCAGGTCTGCTGTCACCCCATGCTGCAGAAGAACTTATAAAATCCATCAAGAAAAAGGTATCCTTACCCATTTCACTCCACTGTCACTGCACTTCAGGCATGGCTCCAATGACCTATATGGCAGCTTGTGAAGCAGGTGTAGATGTACTTGATACTGCATTATCTCCGTTTTCAGGAGGAAGCTCCCAACCCCCTACAGAGTCTATGGTAGCTGCACTTCAGGGCACACCCTATGATACTGGACTTGATCTGGAAGCCTTTACAGAAATTGCTGAATATTTCAAGCAGGTTAAAGAGGAATACAGAAGCATAATGGACCCGATATCAGAACAGGTAGACACTAATGTACTGATTTATCAGGTACCAGGTGGTATGCTTTCCAACCTTGTATCCCAGTTGAAAGAACAGAATGCACTTGGAAAATACAAGGATGTTCTGGCTGAAATACCAAAAGTGCGTGCAGAACTGGGTTATCCACCGCTTGTAACCCCTACAAGCCAGATTGTTGGCACACAGGCAGTATTGAATGTTGTAATGGGTGAACGCTACAAAATGGTGCCAAAAGAAGTTAAAGATTATGTTCGCGGGTTTTACGGCCAGCCACCACAGCCAATTAGCAGTGAGATGATTGCCAAGATTATAGAAAATGAAGAACCATTTACTGGTCGTCCTGCTGATTTACTGGAACCAGAATATGAAGAAAAGAAAAAAGAAGCAGAAGACCTCGGCCTGGTAAGAAACGAAGAGGATGTTCTTACTTATATACTCTACCCATCTATAGCACCCAAATTCCTCAGAGGAGAAGCTGAAGAAGAACAACTCGCACCGGTTGAGACCGAAAAACCACCTCAAAAATCTTCATCCCCTGATACAGGTATACCTACAGAATTCAAGGTAACCATTGACCAGGAAGTATACAATGTTAAAGTAGAACCTGTAGGCGGCTCTGTTGTTTCAGTTACAGAAGAGGATACATCACATACCCCTGACCCGGAAAATGTTGAAGGTGCTGTCACCAGTTCCATGCAGGGTACTGTACTTTCAGTACACATGAACGTAGGAGATACAGTTAACGAAGGCGACCCGGTTTGTGTAATTGAAGCCATGAAAATGGAAAGCACTATAACCGCTTCACATGGTGGAGTTGTTAAGGAAATATATGTCTCCGAAGGAGATGCAATATCATCAGGAGATTTACTGGCTTCAATCGTATAATCATAAACAAAGTAAATGGCAGGTAAATATATGTTCAAGAAAATACTTGTTGCAAATAGAGGAGAAATCGCCATAAGGATTATGCGCGCATGTCGTGAACTTGATATTCCTACTGTTGCAGTTTATTCTGAAGCTGATAAGAACGCTCTTTTTGCTAAATACGCTGATGAATCCTATCCCATCGGTCCGGCGCCTTCGAGCAAAAGCTATCTTGATATCAATAAAATACTGGATGTTGCAGAAGAAAGCGGTGCAGATGGTATACATCCGGGATATGGTTTTTTATCAGAAAACCCAGAGTTTGCAAGAGAGTGTGAAAAACGGGGTATCACATTTATCGGTCCGTCCAGCGATGTAATCGAAAAAATGGGTAGCAAAATTTCAGCCCGGAATATAATGATTGATGCCGGTGTTCCGGTTGTTCCGGGTACTGAAGAACCAATAGAGGATGTGAACACCGCCATAGATATTGCAGAATCGATAGGGTTCCCTGTTATTATAAAAGCCTCTGCAGGCGGCGGTGGAATCGGGATGAAAATTGTCCATTCACGGGAAGATTTTGAAAAAGCTCTAAATTCCATCCAGTCAATAGCATCTTCGGCTTTTGGTGACTCCACTGTATTTATTGAAAAATATGTTGAAGAACCGCGTCACATTGAAATCCAGATTCTTTCGGATAAATACGGTAACACTATATACATTTCAGATAGAGAATGTTCTATCCAGAGACGTCATCAGAAACTGATAGAGGAAGCTCCATCACCCATAATGACCCCTGAACTGCGGAAAGAAATGGGTGAAGCTGCTGTGAAAGCGGCAAAAGCGATAGGTTATGAGAACGCTGGTACGGTTGAATTCCTCTATTCAAAAGGTGAATTTTACTTCCTTGAAGTCAATACACGCCTTCAGGTAGAGCATACCATCACTGAGATGATTAACGGTATAGATATTGTAAAAGACCAGTTATACATTGCATGCGGTGAAAAATTACCCTACAAACAAGAAGATATGGATATCAGAGGGTCAGCAATTGAATGCCGAATAAATGCTGAAGATCCGTTAAACGATTTTGCACCTTCTCCCGGAAAAATACGAAGATACCGGTCAGCAGGTGGTCCTGGTGTACGGGTAGACAGTGGTGTGCATATGGGATATACTATATCTCCGTATTATGATTCAATGATTTCAAAGCTTTGTGTCTGGGGTAAAAACCGTGACGAAGCCATAAACAGGATGAAGCGTGCATTGTTTGAATATGTCGTTGTTGGTGTTACAACAAATATACCCTTCCATAAAGCAATACTTGAAAATGATGCATTCCGCAGAGGAGAACTTACCACCCATTTTATAGACACACATGATATCCTTGAAGACGTTGAAAAAATTGTTGACAAGGAAGCAAAACGCAACATGACCCTTGCATCAGCTCTGGATAATCAAAACCAGAAGGTTGCTGCTGTCACCAGTGCGGTTAATGCCTACCTTGATGGGTACAAAAAACAAAACCAATAATTTTGTTGTTCAACCAGAAATATATAATATGTCGCTCAATTATATTGTAAATGAATAGAGTGTGATTGTGGTGGGATATAATTGAGCGACAGAAAAGAAGATATTTTAAACATCCTAAAAAATTCTGACCAGAAACCTGTTTCAGGTGAAGAATTGGGTGAACAATTGGGAATAAGCAGAACTATGGTCTGGAAGTATATAAAATCTTTAAAAGATGATGGATATAATATTACATCTTCCACTAAAACTGGTTATATATTAAATTCTTCACCTGATATGCTCTATTCTGAAGAAATCCTCTCTGGGCTCAAAACCAGTATTATAGGAAATAAAATATATCATTTTGATGAACTGGAATCAACCAACGAAGAAGCCAAAAGATTAGCACCTGATGAAGATGAAGGAACTGTCATAATCTCAGAAACCCAAAAAAGTGGACGAGGTCGAATGGGAAGAGATTGGACATCACCTCGTGGAGGAATATATATGTCGGTTATTCTAAAACCGACAATTCCGGCATCTCATGCCTACCATCTAACCCTTGTTGCAGGTATTGCTGTTGCAAATGCTATCAGAAATCTTGGTATTAACGCCTGTATTAAATGGCCGAATGACATTCTTATAAACAACAGAAAAGTTTGCGGGATTCTTACAGAAATAAACGCCGAAATTGAAAAAATCGATTATATAGTGCTGGGTATGGGAATAAATGCAAATGTTGATACAGGTATGTTTTCCAGTGAACTAAAAGAAGGGTCGACCTCTTTAAAATCTGAACTTGGTAAGCCAGTAGAACGTGTATCATTTGTACAAAATCTTTTATATGAATTTGAACAGGAATACATAAAATTTAAATCAAAGCCATTTAACGATATTGTTGATGAATGGATATCTCTGTCTGACACTATCGGCAAAGAGGTATCAATAATGACACCATCCAAAATGGTAGAAGGAAAAGCAATAGGAGTTACAAAAAATGGTGCTCTTATTGTCAAAAAAGATGATGGTGAAAAAGAAGAAATAATAGCAGGCAGATGTATATATACACGAACAAGTTAAGGGTTATATGAGACAGAATACGAAACTGAAAACATTTGTATCCCTGCTGATAATACTCATGATACTACATTCCGGGGTCACAGTTGTTTCATCCCAATCAGAAGAAGATGATAGTGTCCCTGTTGTTCTGATTAATGGCACAAAGATTTTCATCAAATCCGATGAAAGCCATTCGTTCTATCAGGGATATAAGCTCCAAATAAAAGGAGTGAATCAGGAAGATGAAAGATTATGGCTCGAGCTGTCGTTGAATGGTAGAAGTGTTAAAAGTGATGTTGTTCATGAAGGCGAACATTTTACGTATAAAAGAGATTCTACAGTTATATTAAACGCTACAGTGGATAAAATATACTCAAATCCTGAAAATGAACTTGTTACATTCAAATCGGTTTACCAGTATCTTGACCCTCAATTAGAAACCCCGAAATTGAACAACTCAGAAAACCCTGCAAATAGTAGCAACGATACTAATTCCACTAATAATTCAAAAGGGGGAGACGGTTACTTACAGACAGCAATTACAATTGCTGGAACGATTTCCATTGGTGTTATTGTAGTTTACATATTATACAAAAACACAACTTAAGATATATCAGAGGTCTCCACGTTCCATAAGTATCTTTAAATCCTCAAGGCTTAAGCGACCACTTTTATCAAGTTTTTCTTTGGCTTCTGTATATTTTTCATCTTGGTTTTTTTCATCTTTTTGAAGTTGAATATCATCCAACTGTTTTAGATACCTGTCGAGTTCTTCACGAAGTTGTGATATTTCGGTTTTTAATGGGTCTATTTTACTTTTTAGCGGAGACATTAACGAATACTTATTCTTTATATCTTCATGATATGAATCCGCTTCTGCACGAACTTCATCTGCTTTATTGAAATATTCCACCATTTGCAGATGATACTGCTGGGATTCATCCGCAAGTTGTTGAATCTGGTCGTTCAACTCATTTATATTATCATCGAAACTGGTGTTGTAGATTTCCTGTATTTTATGGTGGATATTATTTGCTTCCTGAGCAGCTTCCAGTCTTTTTTTAAGGTTTTCCAGTCTTTCAAAAAGGTCAATCTCATGATTGAGAGGTATATCCTCATTCAGGAATTTGTTAAGTTCCTGAGAATAAGCTTTTGAGAGTGTTTCTT is part of the Methanohalobium evestigatum Z-7303 genome and encodes:
- a CDS encoding coiled-coil protein, with product MEATENSDISNMSERELKDKINQLRTQISQKEKNLNTIFKDLKLYRNNIDELKEKRNELNTKVKDLVSQAQDFKSKRDENNKKITELKSKRDEIQKQNKSKANEIAQLKKKRNELNDISKGTEETLSKAYSQELNKFLNEDIPLNHEIDLFERLENLKKRLEAAQEANNIHHKIQEIYNTSFDDNINELNDQIQQLADESQQYHLQMVEYFNKADEVRAEADSYHEDIKNKYSLMSPLKSKIDPLKTEISQLREELDRYLKQLDDIQLQKDEKNQDEKYTEAKEKLDKSGRLSLEDLKILMERGDL
- a CDS encoding S-layer protein domain-containing protein — translated: MRQNTKLKTFVSLLIILMILHSGVTVVSSQSEEDDSVPVVLINGTKIFIKSDESHSFYQGYKLQIKGVNQEDERLWLELSLNGRSVKSDVVHEGEHFTYKRDSTVILNATVDKIYSNPENELVTFKSVYQYLDPQLETPKLNNSENPANSSNDTNSTNNSKGGDGYLQTAITIAGTISIGVIVVYILYKNTT